The proteins below come from a single Erythrobacter sp. SG61-1L genomic window:
- a CDS encoding FeoA family protein, whose product MNLDALPTGRRARITAVDWGILAPEEATRLRALGIDKGAEVEIAHRGVFAGRDPIALAVGRMTVALRRSHARAMEVEELAEAAR is encoded by the coding sequence ATGAACCTCGATGCCTTGCCGACCGGCCGCCGTGCTCGCATTACCGCAGTAGATTGGGGGATTCTCGCCCCTGAAGAGGCGACTCGCCTGCGCGCTCTGGGGATCGACAAGGGGGCCGAGGTCGAGATTGCCCATCGCGGTGTTTTTGCCGGCAGAGACCCGATCGCGCTTGCCGTCGGCCGTATGACGGTGGCCCTGCGCCGCAGCCACGCCCGCGCCATGGAAGTCGAGGAACTGGCGGAGGCCGCACGATGA